aaagatttagagcccgggtccccacagtgtaTGACCGACAAGATGAGGCTCACCGACAGTAGTGAGCGGGGAAGCAGAGGAAGCCACAATGACGGGCGGGTCCAGATCAGGAGAGGCCTGGACGGGCACAAGAGGGACCTGAATCTGGGGGGTGGGTGCAGAAGAACCATCCTCTTCTAGGTTCCGAAGAACTTCGAAGGCATTGGAGTGAGTGGGAGCTTTGATATTAGGGCCAGGATGGGCAGGCCGCCTGTTCCTGCGACGAGGGCCCCGAACTGCAGCACTAGCTTGAGGCTGGGGGTTCAAAGGAGAGGCGGGTGGGGTGGGGAGAAGGCCATCAGACGGAAAATGAGTAGTATGAGAGGGGAAATGGGCAGAAGGAGACTCAATGGGGATAGGCTTGGGACGAGCCGGCTTGGGGTTCTTCCCATGGGAGTAACAAACGCTCGAGGAGTGTCCCAACATCTTGCAATCTGAACAGTAAGCTGGGATTCTTTCATAAACCACATTAATTTCTTGCGAGAAATCGCCCCATCCAACCCAAATTTGATCCCTACGGGGTTCTAGGACATTGAGTTCCACACAAACACGGGCAAATGCACCAAGAGACACCTCAGCAGTGAAGTCATCTATCTTAATCGGGTTCCCCACCAGTTTGGCAAGTGCATAGAGGCTCTTTTTATCATAAAGGTGTAAGGGTAGTTCAGGAAAACGAACCCAGACTGGGGCAATAGGTGATTCGGCCTGAAGTTTGAACTCGGGCGTCAATTTGGAAAAACGGATGCCGAGAGGTCCCACCAACATCACACTCTTAGACCAAAGGAGAGCATAGTCTGATTCACAGGAAAGTGTTATGATTAAGAAGCCCTTGGGCATAAAGTTCAACTTATAATCCCTAGTGAAACCCGCTTTGGAGAAAGCTGAAGTTATATGAGCATTGGTGACAAGAGATCGATTACCAGAAATTTTCCCCACCAATGCAAATTTAAAAGGCTCAATTAATTCAGAGATAACTTGATCCGGGAATTTGATTCCTAATTTGCCATTTAAAAGAGATGGTTCCGGAAGATATTCCATCGAGTGACGGATATCATCGAAACTTTTTTTCATGGATCGAGGTGAAGGGGGAGTCAAAGCATCTCAAAAAGATACAGTAGGAATAGAAGGACTCGTACCTGGGGGCATAGCTGCCGAGTTACGGACGGAGTTGACCAGGGTGGGTTGACTCGGTCGAGTTGCTGAGTTGACTCGGGAGGGGACCATCGGAGCACCGCCGTGGGCCGGCGAGGTGGAGGAAAATACGAATTTAGGCTTGAGACCAGCAGACTCGATCAAACCAGAGGGGAATCGGGCTTGACTCGGTGACGAACTCGGTTAGAGGGGTGGGAATTGGGCGTTTCCGATCGGGGCACTCAAATCCGAAATTGAGGACACTGAAATGTTACCCATTAAAATGGGACTCATCTGTGAAAATGAATTGAAAAACGGAGGAGGAGAACCGGAGTAATTTGTGTTGAAAGCAGGCGGCGTTGGCGCAGTGGGCGGCGCGGCATAAGATCTGAAATTAAGGCCGGATCCGGCCGGTATTGGGGTTGGGCATAGGGGCGTTTTGTGCGACTCGGAGTGGGTAGTGAGAATCGGGGCTTGATTGCGGCTGGAACGGCAGCAATCGTCCTGAATTGAAGGCTGAAGTGACGGCGGCGTTGGCATAGAACCAGGCGGGACTTTGCCGCTGCAATTGACCGGGCAATCGGACACCTTTGCGGCTGATTTTTGGTCACTATGATCGTTTTGAAGAGGGGAAGAGATTGGTATAGGGTCGGCGCCGGAAAGGTTACCGGATTCCGGCGACGAATTATTATGGTATTTCGGCATATTTTCGATCGGCAATTTGGCGGGGCAAACGGCGGCGGATTGGTCCTATATTTGGATATGGTGGTCGCCTGGGAGAGGCGGTTCAGGTAGGGTGGGTGGCCGGCCGGATTCCGGCGGCGACATGGTGGCGGCTGGCAACTAGGGTTTAGGGGAATGGTTACTCAAAATTGAAAAGACTTTTTcaaaaaagatttttaaaagatttgaccCCCACAAGGTATTTtattagggtttagggtttagggttcggGGTTTCGGGGTTGAGGGTTCGGGGTTCGGGTTTCGGGGTTCCGGGTTCAGGGTTCAGGGTTTTAGGGTgaggggtttagggtttagggttaggggtTTGGGGTTTCGGgtttggggtttagggtttagggtttagggttttttttttttaaaataaaacgcCGGAAGCGGGGGGGTTAGGCGGACCCCCACCTGTATatataaacacaaaataaataaaaggtaAGGCCTAAAGAGAGGGGGACTATACCAAGACCTCTCGAAAGGCTAGTCTGACAACACATAAAACATAGAAACATAAAACCTAGGGTGGCAAATACATGGCCAAAATGTAAGCCCTAGGAAAAGCGCATAATAAAAACGAACATATAAGAGCAACGCTAAATACATAAAAGAAAATCGAATCATGTCTAAACTGTAAATGTCCGACTCAGATGTAGGTGCAAAAGACAACCAATTGTACCCATCTCTGAGCCGTCTGTCGCTATAAGTCCAACATGAAAAGGGCATCCTAGTCCGAGATCGGTCTGCAGTAAATGATCCCGCAATCAAAATAGTATCCGGCCGGAGAAGCACTGTACCAAAACAGTAGAAGCACAGATGGAGGGCCGCAATCCAGCTGAAATAAGAGAAGCTCCAAATCCCCAGAATAAGGTGAAAAAGTATGGAGCTCATAACGTCATAAATCCAAACGTGACTGGAATGCTGATATAATAGGTAGCCAAGAGAGAACATGGAGAGCCACCAATGCACGCAGTAAAAGCAGAAACATATAAATCCCAACATGAATGGTGCTCTGGGCCTGAGAAACCACTGAGAGAGATCATCCAAAGCCACCATAAAACTCGGCAAGAGAACACAAAATATAGAAAGCGGCGGCCAAGGAGAAGCCTGCGGAGAGCGACCGCCAGAAAACAGGGGTGGTCCAAATAAAAGCACCAATGGAAAAGGTGCGAGAGTCCTCCCAGATCCAAAGAAACAAAGCACTGAGGGATCAAGTGTCTGGACCCACTCGACCACAGCTGGGAAAAAAGGGAAAAGATCGAACCTCCAAAGAGATGGTACCTGCAAAggaaaaaatacatatatatatatatatatatatatatatatatatataaaaatagaaATAGATCCAAATAAAGAAGGGGCTGCAAATAGCTAAGAACATCTGTATCTAAGGTAGGGAAGCCCGGAGATATCCGAGCGGGTCAGGATGGATATGTGTCTGGGTAGTGAAggacctaactctaaggtaTATACCCTAATGAAATGAGCCCTCGCCGCCAACGCATCCGCAACCGAATTTCCCTCCCGGAAAATATGTGAAAAATGAACCGCCCGCCCCCTCAAAAGAAACAGAATCCGAGTGACTGTATGATGAAGGTCCCAATGACACCGACGAGAACGCAGGATCTGAAGAGAAATCTGAGAATCGGTCTCAACCCAAAGGGGAAAAAAACCGAGATCGCAACAGATAAGAAGGCCCCTCCAAACCGCCCAAAGCTCCGCCCAGACATTGGTCCCGACTCCGATAAACTCGCTGAAGGGGAGCACCACCCTGCCAGAAGAATCACGCACAACACCACCGACAGACGACTCCACAGGATTGCCCCTCGAACTCCCATCAACATTCAGCTTAAAGCACCCAGGAGGTGGACAGAGCCACCGGACAATCGCTAACCTATGGGTCCGCTGAAAGCCAACAAAGATACCCAGCGATCTCGCCGCCTCAAAGGCACCAAGCCAGTGCTTGGGCTTAACAATGAAAGCATCATGGGCAAGACGCAGGTAAGAAAAAATCTGAGACTTCACAGTCTTCCCAGAAATACGCAACTGACGGTGCTTTGCATCATTACGAGCCGTCCAGAGAAACCACAAAACAATGAAGGGCAGAAACTCCTTGACGTGGCCCCCAGGTGTCCAATGAAGATTTCTCTTCCAAGCGCTAAGGAACAACCTGAGATCCCCTGTGCAGGGGATCCGGACACGAAATATGGCCCCAAAGAAATGCCAGACAGAACGGGCTATCGGGCCATCAATGAAGACGTGTGTAAATGTCTCCGACATATCACAACACTGGCATCGAGAAGCCAACTCAAAGCCACGACGCTGGAGCTTATCATCCAACGGGAGCCACTGATGCCAAAACCTCCAAAGAAAGAAAGACATCGTGGGCCTCAACCAACGGCCCCAACAAGGAGTGAAGATATCAGAAACAGGGTCTCTCAATCGGACAAGCTCCCAAGCAGACCTAATCGAAAACGCACCGTCAGAACTGTGAATCCAAAGCGCCAAATCAGGCTCGCCAAAGGCATTCGGGGTCAGAGTAATCGCCTCAGCAACAGAAGGGGCCACCATAGCGCAAAGAAGATCGAAATCCCAGGCCCCCTCAGACAAAAAGTGAGAAACCCGAACATCACGGCCCCCACGGACCTCACACTGGCTGGACAGAGCAGTATCCCCAAACCATATGTCATCCCAAAAGGACACGTCTCCAAGGCCAAAGCTCCAGCGAATGCCGGGATCAGCGCGAGGTCTGATCCGTAGGAGACGACGCCAGGTGGGGGATATCAAACCACGAGGGAGAACAGAGGCAGGATCATCCATCTGGCAATACTTCCGTAAAAGGAATCTCGCCCATAGAGAGGAACCCTGCCGAAACCGGAACCACAACTTAATAGAAAAGCTATCCACCAGATCTTTCAATCTGCGGAAGCCAAGACCACCCTCCATCACTGGGAGACAGGCTCGAGACCACTTGGCCCAGTGCCATTTCTTCTCCAGTGTCTGCGACCCCCAGAGAAAAGCATTGAAAACCAGCTCAAGCTTCTCCATGACAGCAAGCGGTGGCTGTACCACCTGAAACAGATAAATCGGCATGGAGAGGAGCACACTGCGGATAAGGGTTATGCGGCTACCCGGAGAGAGTCCGGATCTCCAAACCCTCTAACTTCCTACGAACAGACTGTAGGAGGTGCTCAAAAAAGGAACATACTCGGTTACCCCTAAACAAGGGGACTCTGAGGTACTTGAGGGGCAAATGACCCTCCGCGAACCTGGCGATGCGCAAAATCCGAGAGCGAAGTCGATCAGAGCACCTCGGAGGCAAGATAACAGAACTTTTGACAGCGTTCACCAGCTGTCCCGAACAATTCTCATAATGATGCAGTAAACCCATAAGGCGCCGCATACTACGAGACCCACCATTGACGAAAATAATGACATCATCAGCATAAGCCAGATGGGAAATCAGGATATCACAACCAGAGCGGTACCTTAGCGCAGGATGCTGCAGGTAGAGGCGATCAAGGCCGTGCGATAGGTACTCCGCCCCCAAAATGAAAAGCATGGGGGACAGGGGATCGCCCTGTCTGAGGCCTCTAGTGGAACCAAAGAACCCCCAAAAAAGAGCCATTGATGTTCACGGAGAAATGACAATGAGATATACAAGCCTAGATCATCTCCACAACCCGCTCCGAAAAACAAAAGTGTCTCAAAACCTTGAAGAGGAAAGGCCACTGGACCCTGTCATAGGCCTTGGCCATATCCAACTTCAGGATAACATTACCGCCACGAGTGGGGAGAGTGAGACTGTGAGTGAGCTCCTGGGCGAGGAGAATATTATCGGAGATCATCCGACCCGGAACGAAGCCACTCTGATTCGGTGAAATAAGTCTCTCCACCACAACCCTCAGCCGAGAGTACAACAGCTTAGATATGATCTTATTCGTGACATTGCACAGACTAATCGGACGGAAGTCCGACCAAGCATGTGCACCCGCAACTTTGGGGATCAGAGTGATAGTGGTGGCGGTAAAACCCTGGGGGAGGGGAGAACCCCTGAAAAAATCCAGGACAGCATCAAAAACATCCTGATGAACAATCTCCCAACAATGCAGAAAGAACGCCGAGGAGAAGCCATCAGGCCCAGCCACACTATCAGGATGTATGGAGAAGACGGTCGCACGAACCTCCTCCAAAGAAGGGGTCGCGACAATACCCTCATTCTCCACAGCAGAAATAACGGAGGAGAAGCCCGAAAAATCAGGACTCGCAAGCGTAGAGGGGTCACCAGTAAGCAAATGCTGGAAAAACGAGACTCCCGACTACTGAATCAACTCAGGAGACGTCAGGCATACCCCATTGTCCCAGAGGCGGAAAATCTTATTCGCCACCCTTTTCTTCTTCACCATGTTGTGAAAGAGTTTGGTGTTCCGCTCACCATCCTCTAACCAGTATCAAGCAGCTTTCTGTCTccaaaaatccgcctccatggCGGTGACACGGGCCAGATCCTCATTGCGATCAGACAGAGAAGTCCAATTCAACTCAGAAGGATCAGCCTCACAGACAACCTCGGCGGACCGAACAGCCCTCTCAGCCTCAGTGATTTTATCGAATAAGTTCCCAAAAACATCCTGATTCCACCACTTGAGGTGATGTTTGAGGCGCTTCATCTTAGCAAAAAGGCGAGGCATACCACTCAGACTGCAAGGCAAAAACCAATTAAGCCTAACAGTCTGCAAAAAACCATGGTGCCTAAGCCACATACGCTGTAAATGAAACGAGCTCGGCCCACGGGCAAAAACCGGAGCGGTGACCAAAAGCGGACAGTGGTCAGAGACAGTACGGGGAAGATGCTCAACACGAATGGAGCTGAAATGATCACCCCAATCAACGGAAACCATAACCATGTCCAACCGCTTCCAAATGGTCTTATTCATCCAGGTGAACGAAGAGCCCTCAAAACCGGCATCAACCAGACCAGAATCCAAAATGAAAGTATTGAACTCCTCCATGGGTAGAAGCTTACCACCACGGGCGCCCAAACACTCAGAAGCATCTCTGACAACATTAAAATCACCCCCAACAAGCCAAGGACCCAGAGCAGGCTTGACCTGAAGAAGGGAAGACCAAAGATCTCTGCGCTCAACATAGCCGCAGCTGGCATAAACAAATGAACAAAACACCTCAGTCGGAAAAAAAGAGGCGGACACCTTGATGTGCAGGAACTGAGCATGATCAAAAACACACTCAGTCTTCACATCCGCAGAGGAGAAAACCAAAATATGACCAGAAAGATTCGAAATGACTCTAGAAAAACCAAAACGACGAGTCATGAATCTGTGGTCCAACATGATCATCGGCTCCAAAATGGCCAAAATCTTAATCTGATGCGCCTTCACATAAGCATGAAGCCGCTGTTGGGACTCCGAACTCCGAAGTCCCCGAACATTCCAAATGAGGGAATTCATGGAGAACGGTGGGCAGAAGCACCCGGTCTCCGCTTAAACGAATCTCCCAACGCttcctttttccttttattCACATTCGACATATCAGTATCTTGAGCACCATAATCAGAATGTCGATCAAACCCCGTGTCGAGGTCATCAGCAGACATCCGCTCGACAATCCGCTCACAAACAGGCGACCCCTGTTGAGCAACAAGTTCCTCAAGATGAGAGGAAACATCTGGAGAAGAAGGAACGGAGGGAATCGAATGGCAGCTGTGATTCTCCATGCACTGAACATAAGTGCCAATACCCCcctcctcaaactgatggaccaAAGACTGAACAGACACACAAGCCGCACCCGAAGGTAAGGCGTCAACAATGGGCAGACCCAAACTAATCTGGTCAACACCAACAACAGGATCCTGATCCAAAGGAGCATCTCCAAGTAAACCATCACCCATAACCTCCAAGTGGGATCCAAGATCAGGATTGGGACCAACCAACTCAGTAGCGTCGCAACGCTGAGCCTCATCATGCCAGGGTGACAAAACCTCAAAGGTATTTGAGGAGGTAACTTGCTGCGGAACATCAGGAACTGTAGGGGGAGCTCCAGCAGGAGTATCCCTGCGCACGGGTCGCCTCCTCCATCTACGCCTGGGACCATCGCCATTTTCATGAAGCTGAGGCTGTGGTCCAGTATTAAAGACAGGAACAGCACCCTCCTGGGGTGTTTGGGCTTTGGGAGGAACTGGATCTTGAGATTTTTGAAAAACGGGCTTCGGCCTCGACGGCCAAGGATTCTTCCCGTGAGAATAACACACGGTAACTGAATGTCCCAGCATCTTGCAGTCAATGCAATATGCGGGGATCTTCTCGTAAATGACATCAATAACCTGTGTGTGATCACCCCAACCAACCCAGACCTGCTGAATGGGAGGCTGTAAAACATCAATTTCCACACATACTCGGGCGAAAGCGCCTCGAGAGACATCAGCGGTGTGGTCGTCCATCTTAACAGGCTTACCTACAAGACTCGCAAGAGCAAAAAGAGTACGCTTGTTGAACAAATGCAACGGTAAGCCCGGAAAACGGATCCAGACTGGCGCAATGGGGGATTCCTCATGCAGATTAAATTCGGGGGTCCACTTAGAAAAACGGATCCCAAGTGGTCCCACAAAAATATTCCCCTTCGACCAAACACGCGCGTAATCTTCTTCACATgagaaagaaatgaccaaaaaacCTCTAGGTAAGAATTTCAAGTCAAACGATCGCACTAGTCCCATTTTTTCGAAAGCCACAGAAATTGAAGAATTAGGGACTAAGGACCTGTTCCCCGAAATTTTACCGACTAGAGCATATTTAAAAGGTTCAATCAGTGAAGAAATTACCTCAACCGGGAATCGGATACCCGGTTTGCCATCCAGAATAGACGGCTCAGGCATCTCCTCCATCGAATTACGCACATCCTCGAAACTTTTTTGCACGGTGCGAGGAGACGGAGGTGAAAGAGCGTCACGAAAAGAAACAGAAGCCCGAACCTCAGCACGAAGGACGGGTTTGACCACAGATGCAGAACCGTTGACTGCCGAGTCAACTCGGTCAACACGGCGGTTTGACTCGCCCGAGTTGACTTGCGCGTTACCGGCCGGAGTAGCAGCGATCGCCAGCGACGTTGTGGGGAGTACAGAACCGGTATCCAAAGCACGAGAACCGGACGTCGGAGGGGCCGATTGGACATTAAAATTGGAGGAAATCGATTGAAAATCGCCAATTTGGGCGTTTCTGATCGGCGATGAATTAGCTGAAATTGAAGATATCATTGGATTACCCATCGATCGTGAAGTATACGGTTCAGAGGAATTGACCAACAGAGCGGCGACGGCGACGGCATTGAAGAAAAAGCCCGTCGGCGTTAGGGTTTCTGCAGCAGAAAACGTAGATCTAAATTTCCCATCGGCGTTGAACACCGTTGACGACGGGGCTTGTGGTGTTGAAATCGACTGGTCATGGGCTTTCCAGATCGGGGTCCCGATTGAACAGAGGTTGCAGGAATCGACCGGCGTGGACAAAATCGTGGACGTGTTCGCCGTGAACAGTAGAGGCGAGCGTTTGGAGCTTAAATCGGCTGAGCATATAGACTCCGATTAGGCTGAAATTTTAGCACAAGGATCGCCTGAAAGAGACGAATCTTTTGAAGTATGAACGGCGCCGATCGGAGCAGTGGATGTCGACGACGTAGAATTGGCCGGAAATTGCGGAATTTGAAGATCCGATTTGGACGGGCAAACGTACTCAGATGAAGCTGATTTTTGGATATGTTGTTCCTCAAGTTGAGGCGACTCAGATGATGTGGTGAACCGGCCAGAAACCGACGGCGGCGGCATGACGGTGGGGGCAAGAAAATTAGGCGATTTTAGGGTGattttttgggttttttttaGTGGAGAGCATTTTTGCAAgttggtttagggtttagggttttgggttttgggtttagggtttagggttttttttttccggAAAACACCGCCGGATGCAGGAgggttaggcagacccctacctgtatatatccACAAAATAAACAGTAACAAATACAGAATAAAGAAAACCTAAAAGAGGAGGTGGAAAAGACCAAACCTCCCC
The Primulina eburnea isolate SZY01 chromosome 5, ASM2296580v1, whole genome shotgun sequence genome window above contains:
- the LOC140831481 gene encoding uncharacterized protein: MNSLIWNVRGLRSSESQQRLHAYVKAHQIKILAILEPMIMLDHRFMTRRFGFSRVISNLSGHILVFSSADVKTECVFDHAQFLHIKVSASFFPTEVFCSFVYASCGYVERRDLWSSLLQVKPALGPWLVGGDFNVVRDASECLGARGGKLLPMEEFNTFILDSGLVDAGFEGSSFTWMNKTIWKRLDMVMVSVDWGDHFSSIRVEHLPRTVSDHCPLLVTAPVFARGPSSFHLQRMWLRHHGFLQTVRLNWFLPCSLSGMPRLFAKMKRLKHHLKWWNQDVFGNLFDKITEAERAVRSAEVVCEADPSELNWTSLSDRNEDLARVTAMEADFWRQKAA